A region of Anaeromusa acidaminophila DSM 3853 DNA encodes the following proteins:
- a CDS encoding epoxyqueuosine reductase encodes MDLGYSRVGITTAESFTEHAEEIKSRGNMYDFYTEDPRQFLQGTEPKKMMSSAKSIVSLVWDYSQKAFPEELLGKIGRIYQARCYNAPPHRINGARNQLMADFLAKKGCQIGQGIIIPERWAAARAGITTYGKNNFAYADGIGSFIVLHSFVVDAELEYDRPTVEVGCPEGCSACIKACPTQAIVAPQKLNPRRCIAFNAWWTQDGRPKASSHIPHEIREKMGTRVHGCDVCQEVCPRNQQRLKAKLPDDDFLVKVSQDFSLSKMLTMTDKFYETRVQPLMYNYIKDRKYFQRNAAIALGNIGDPAFIPELEIAMNDPEELVRGYSAWALGRIGGDLAKQVLEAKRNKETSETVKKEIEAALLAMK; translated from the coding sequence TTGGATTTAGGTTACAGCCGGGTAGGTATAACCACTGCGGAAAGCTTTACTGAGCATGCTGAGGAGATAAAATCTAGAGGCAACATGTATGATTTTTACACAGAAGATCCGCGTCAGTTTTTGCAGGGAACGGAGCCGAAGAAAATGATGTCTTCTGCGAAGTCAATCGTTTCCTTGGTGTGGGATTATTCGCAAAAAGCATTTCCTGAGGAACTGCTTGGCAAGATCGGGCGTATTTATCAAGCCCGTTGCTATAATGCGCCCCCGCACCGCATAAATGGGGCGCGTAATCAGCTCATGGCGGATTTTCTTGCCAAGAAGGGTTGTCAAATTGGGCAGGGTATAATTATTCCGGAGCGGTGGGCGGCGGCTAGAGCCGGAATAACTACCTACGGCAAAAACAATTTTGCCTACGCCGATGGGATAGGATCGTTTATCGTGCTGCACTCTTTTGTTGTTGATGCTGAACTAGAGTACGATAGGCCGACGGTAGAAGTTGGGTGTCCCGAGGGATGCTCGGCTTGTATCAAAGCCTGTCCGACGCAAGCGATTGTTGCTCCGCAAAAGCTAAACCCCCGTCGCTGCATTGCATTTAATGCTTGGTGGACGCAGGATGGCAGGCCAAAAGCCTCCAGTCATATTCCACACGAAATTAGAGAAAAAATGGGGACACGGGTTCATGGATGCGATGTTTGCCAGGAAGTATGTCCACGCAATCAGCAAAGATTAAAGGCTAAACTGCCGGATGACGATTTTTTGGTGAAAGTATCTCAGGATTTCAGCCTGTCGAAGATGCTTACTATGACGGATAAGTTTTATGAAACCAGGGTACAACCTTTAATGTATAACTATATAAAAGATCGCAAGTATTTTCAGAGAAATGCCGCCATAGCCCTGGGAAATATCGGTGATCCGGCATTTATTCCCGAATTGGAAATTGCTATGAATGACCCTGAGGAGTTGGTTCGAGGATACTCCGCCTGGGCTTTAGGAAGGATTGGTGGCGATTTGGCAAAGCAAGTATTGGAAGCAAAGAGAAACAAGGAGACTTCTGAAACTGTAAAAAAAGAGATTGAAGCGGCTCTATTAGCAATGAAATAA
- a CDS encoding cupin domain-containing protein, with protein sequence MKEVKLFDVNEAEWKDWKEGMRACVFKATPQATMQYNEIKPEVVLDPHSHPAEQLTCVQQGFVDMTVNDKTYSLGPGCFCYIPSGAVHSAINRGNTTCVIVDVFMPERDDREHSKKIKDMGHNW encoded by the coding sequence ATGAAAGAAGTAAAGCTCTTTGATGTGAATGAAGCGGAGTGGAAAGATTGGAAAGAAGGGATGAGGGCGTGTGTATTCAAAGCGACTCCGCAGGCGACAATGCAGTATAATGAGATTAAACCGGAAGTCGTGCTAGACCCTCATAGCCATCCGGCAGAACAATTGACCTGTGTGCAGCAGGGCTTCGTTGACATGACGGTAAATGATAAAACATATTCATTAGGCCCAGGTTGTTTTTGCTATATTCCTTCCGGTGCAGTACATTCTGCAATAAATCGAGGGAATACAACGTGCGTTATTGTTGATGTTTTTATGCCGGAGAGAGACGATCGGGAACATAGTAAAAAAATAAAAGATATGGGACATAATTGGTAA
- a CDS encoding lactate utilization protein, with translation MSNIMEWHNEVIGQRAAKALNGHDFHAHYFGNRQEALDYVLQLIPDGATIGVGGSRTGIELGLWEILTERGHELFNHSKEGLSKEEMVEQRYKQLTCDVFLTGANAITLTGEIVNRDAIGNRVAAMMFGPKKVIIIAGTNKIVRDVAEADKRIKMYAATMNNKRLNLPNPCVQIGECVDCNSPHRSCNITSVLSRRPWLTDIHVVILGENLGF, from the coding sequence ATGAGTAATATTATGGAATGGCACAATGAGGTTATCGGGCAGAGGGCAGCTAAAGCTTTGAATGGACATGATTTTCATGCTCATTATTTTGGCAACCGGCAAGAGGCTTTAGACTACGTTTTGCAGCTTATTCCGGACGGGGCCACTATAGGTGTAGGTGGCTCTAGAACTGGGATAGAGTTGGGATTGTGGGAGATATTGACTGAACGCGGACATGAACTGTTCAATCATAGCAAGGAAGGGCTATCGAAGGAGGAAATGGTCGAGCAGCGCTACAAACAGCTAACCTGTGACGTATTTCTAACCGGCGCGAACGCCATCACGTTGACGGGCGAGATAGTAAACCGCGATGCTATTGGGAATAGGGTTGCGGCAATGATGTTCGGACCAAAAAAAGTAATTATCATAGCTGGAACTAATAAAATAGTCAGGGACGTTGCAGAGGCCGACAAGCGAATTAAGATGTACGCTGCCACGATGAATAACAAACGATTGAATTTACCGAATCCTTGTGTGCAGATTGGCGAGTGTGTGGATTGCAATAGTCCCCATCGTAGTTGCAATATTACTTCTGTATTGAGTAGGCGCCCTTGGCTTACTGATATTCATGTGGTTATTCTGGGGGAAAACCTAGGCTTCTAA